GACCTGAGCTGAGGTCAGTCTTTGAGTAAACAGCTGCCTGTGTCCAGATAGCAACTCTACCTGTGCAATTATCTGATGGAAAAGATCTGTCCATCTCTCAAACTCTTCTTTTTTCAGGTAAAATCTCCCTCTGCCAGGTTTCCAAAAAAAGCATCTCTATACACAATTTTTAGGGACTAGTATTGTCTCGACACCGCATCTAGTTCTACTTCCTTCTACATCCGGTGGCCAAAAATCCCTGAATACATCTTTAATCAAACCAGATTATAACACAGGAAAATGTGAATACATTCTTGGGGGGTCAATACTTATTCACTCAATTGTAAAagtggggagagaaggagacatgTTTAAGAAAAAAAGGTGTGAAAGACAAAAGGAACACCTTATAAGCCCCATAAATATACAGGGTTGTGGTTATTTCCATTTAAATTCTTGCCAATTCATTAACCAATCTGCAATTCCAAAAGAGCCGCTTTCATGCAGTGACCTGCAAATGGAAATGGTTTGACCCTTTTAAACAGTACTGttatcacacaaacatacacaggaAACATTATTTCTTTGTACAATTTAGTAGGTTTTATTACAGTTCATTTAAAACAGAGATTTACTGCATCGAATTGCAAGTTTAAACCTGTCCGTAACAAATACTAAAAGGTTTTGTCAAAGTTATCGGTTTTGTTTCTGTGCCATTTACCTAACAATCAGACATAAAAAacagcctgtcaaaaaaactaaaGTAAAATCTAATAATAATCAgcatcaaaatatttacacatatacttacaattataaaatataaaaaatgtgagtgagtgagaagaAAGAGAATGACAAAAATTGGACTGCAGATATTCGGGATTCCAAAGACAAGATTTGTTCAAACTAAAGAAGGGGTTAAGAAATCCTTTCTAAAAATGTGTGtccagcacacacaaacatgcacacatgcacacactgcatTCAGCTCCCAAAGAACATGTAAGAATAAGGGCATTAGGGACCCTAACCGCAATTAATGTGTGAGTTcacaacacagacacccacccacccacacaaccacatacacacaccatttGAAAGAATAAGTCAAATTGGAAGGGATGTGGCAATTCAAttcagatggagggagaaagagatagatAGAAATATAGATAGATAAGATAGATAAGATAAGATAGATAAGATGTGCTGATGCTAGGAGCACTTCCAGACACACACGGCCAAGCTGCCTCCAAAGAACATGTAGAGTAGGTTTTTGACTTCGTGCGTCACTTCGAAGCCGAAGCCCTCCCCGATCACAACGTGCCATGAGCTGCCAAACTTTTTATCCATCGACTCCTTGATCATCTTTGCCGCActctgagagagagggagaggagaaagagagaggatacCATTGGGAACTACTGGGACATTGGGAAGCTGCCGACTACAGGCAAACAGTCCATGTTGACAGCTGTAtacccaaataaaataaaaaactaggTGTGATATTAATTAggcatttcacacacacacacacacacctcattgtTGGTGGCAAACTTCTCACAGGCAGTGACACAGAGCTCCATGGTTTCCACCCTCATCTCCTCTGGCATATCTGTATGCTGAAGAAAACAACAACGTCACAAACAACCACACTCGCTatctctcgcacacacacacacacgcacgcacacacacacacacacgcagtacCCTAATAAGAGGAAAGCTGTGGAGCCTTTTGTAGTCTGCCTCTTCTTTCTTGCTTTCTGCCGTCTCTGCCATTCCACCAGTAGCAGACAGCTGCAAAGAAATACACAACGATGAAAACGTTGCTAGCTAGGCTGTTTTAAGACGCAACAGTAGTTAGCTACCTGCACAGTAATCAGAAACTGTGTGTAAATCTTCTAAGCTTACCTAATGGTGGAGATGGTGTGTTACTTATCTATGATTGAAACCCTTGTTACTGATTAACGATAGCTTATTACTGTACAAGCTAAATTTGCTAGCTCAACTCATACTGGGCATGTATGTGAAACAAGTATGCCAGCTACATGTAACGGTAAATGGCTAACCAGACTGCTATCCAAACTTAATATTAGTGTTGAACATGACGTATATGTAGCTGGTGCGATTTGTTTTGATGGGGAGTTAATGTTTGCTACGGTTACAGGAGCTGTCCGGCTCGCTTTCCCTAACACCAGCTAGCTAGCAACTATAACGTTACTCTAGCTAGTTAGCATTAGCAGACTATTGGACGTGGTATTCTCTTCCAAAGTCACTTGAATTCCGACTTTCCAGTGTTTACGTCTGTGATTATATTGCAGAAATAGCTAACATCACGTTTCATAAAGGTATTGCATTTTCTACTTACGCACAGTAAGATAACAAACCCGAAGTTTACTCCACTTTCAGTCCGGTTGTTAAGGAGACATTTTCAACCATAGCAACAAACTGATTCCCTCAACAGGAAACCCCGCCTGCTTTAGGTTAGCGTCCTCTCCATTGGTTTAGAAGCCTCTCGATCAATCTTGCAAGGGTCTTCATAGAGATATTAGACTTCCTGTCTGATCAATCTCTGGCTAACATTCCAATATAGACGAGTAGTGCAAATGTTTatgatatgtatatatattcgtCAGAGCTTTTATAGAATAACTTTAGTGGACTCGCACACGAAATTGCTTGTTTGGCATTATCAAAACTGATTGCATCATATTAGATATACATCCATTTAAATCGTTTGGAACAGGGGTGGATGTCGGTTAGAAACCTTTCTTGTCTTGCTCTAGTAACCCCTTGTGGTAGGTCGGGTGCCTGTGAGCTCAGTCGTGGTTGGGAAAGTGTTCAGCTCCAGCAAGGCTGCTGGTTTAAAATGTCCTGGTTGAACGAGCAGTGTAATACGAGCAGAACGGTATGGCGAGATTTGGACACGTCTTAATTTTCCTCTTGAATCTGCTGTCAAGTTGTTCCAACGACAACATATAATAAAAGgctttacaaaatgtacaaacattACAGAATTTAGAGGGGCAagacaattattagaaaaaggaTATGGGAAAAAAGTGTGATTTAAGGCCAAATGTGCACTCCCAATATTTGTCCCATATTTAGGTGCTGAATCTttatgatgtgtgtgtagtatgtGTAATCTCGATAATGTTGGAGTCTGAAAATAGAACAAAACAGAGCAGTGACGATA
Above is a window of Esox lucius isolate fEsoLuc1 chromosome 9, fEsoLuc1.pri, whole genome shotgun sequence DNA encoding:
- the dnal4 gene encoding dynein light chain 4, axonemal, with translation MAETAESKKEEADYKRLHSFPLIRHTDMPEEMRVETMELCVTACEKFATNNESAAKMIKESMDKKFGSSWHVVIGEGFGFEVTHEVKNLLYMFFGGSLAVCVWKCS